One window of the Poecilia reticulata strain Guanapo unplaced genomic scaffold, Guppy_female_1.0+MT scaffold_224, whole genome shotgun sequence genome contains the following:
- the LOC103460301 gene encoding Fc receptor-like protein 3, which produces MTSSMTSSMTSSLSHRTNNAALTLSPSRSQFFEGEKVSMICSAGWTVRRNTTTDTRTECEDWGEPAGSSCEVSHIFPLDSGVYWCESTSGSSPSSSSSIQLSVSGGSVILQSPVLPVMEGDDVTLSCRAKSPAHNLPAAFYKDGSFIGBXXSGHMTLLHVSSSDEGLYQCSISGQDGESPSSWISVEGSAPPADRLPLLLLSILVPVGSVLVVLVVMGRRCVQRKLRAAEKDGVTYSAIRISTEPPDRLRTGSGPDTVYTEVRRTGSGPVGPRGAISC; this is translated from the exons ATGACCTCATCAATGACCTCATCAATGACCTCATCACTGAGCCACAGAACCAACAACG ctgctctgactCTGAGTCCCAGCAGATCTCAGTTCTTTGAAGGAGAAAAGGTTTCTATGATCTGCTCTGCTGGATGGACTGTGAGGAGAAACACGACCACAGACACCAGGACTGAGTGTGAGGACTGGGGGGAACCAGCTGGTTCCTCCTGTGAGGTCAGTCACATCTTCCCATTAGACTCTGGTGTGTACTGGTGTGAGTCCACATCTGGATCctcccccagcagcagcagcagcatccagctCTCTGTCTCTG gTGGATCAGTGATCCTGCAGAGTCCTGTCCTCCCTGTGATGGAGGGAGATGACgtcactctgagctgcagagcaaaGAGTCCAGCCCACAACCTCCCAGCTGCTTTCTATAAAGATGGCTCCTTCATTGGYRATGRRYCWTCAGGTCACATGACCCTCCTCCATGTCTCCAGCTCTGATGAAGGCCTCTACCAGTGCAGCATCAGCGGTCAGGATGGAGAGTCTCCATCCAGCTGGATCTCTGTGGAAG GCtcagcgccccctgctgaccGGCTTCCTCTACTCCTCCTGTCCATTCTGGTTCCGGTCGGTTCTGTTCTGGTGGTACTGGTTGTAATGGGGAGACGATGCGTTCAGAGGAAGCTCCGAG ctgcagagaaagaTGGCGTCACCTACAGTGCGATCCGGATCAGCACGGAGCCACCAGACCGTCTCAGAACAG gttctggtccagacaCCGTCTACACCGAGGTGAGGAGGACCGGTTCTGGCCCGGTCGGACCCAGAGGAGCCATCAGCTGCTGA
- the LOC108165948 gene encoding gastrula zinc finger protein XlCGF67.1-like, protein MEKHEKIKEQQRNAEKPANTVKTLKTTGIKKPESDSCKKISATTTSETSQRADEEKKPYSCDQCGKCFTNPSSLKKHKKIHADKNEDKKLYSCDQCGKKISRRDNLRTHQRIHTGEKLYVCDQCGKSFCFQSNLATHRNIHSDERKYRCEKCSKTFTRLDNLKXHHRIHTGERPYWCEHCGKTFRYRRDLKEHRCVHTEGKP, encoded by the exons ATGgagaaacatgagaaaataaaggagcagcagagaaacgCGGAGAAACCTGCAAACACAGTGAAG ACCTTGAAAACAACTGGAATCAAGAAACCCGAGAGTGATTCCTGTAAGAAGATCTCTGCTACAACAACATCTGAAACTTCCCAAAGAGCAGACGAAGAGAAGAAACCATACAGCTGTGACCAGTGTGGAAAATGCTTCACAAACCCATCCTCTctcaaaaaacacaagaaaatccATGCTGataaaaatgaagataaaaaacTGTACAGCTGTGAtcaatgtgggaaaaaaatttcACGGCGTGATAATTTAAGAACCCACCAGAGGATTCACACTGGAGAAAAATTGTACGTATGTGATCaatgtgggaaaagtttttGCTTTCAAAGTAATTTAgcaacacacagaaacattcattctgatgaaagaaaatacagatGTGAGAAATGCAGCAAAACCTTTACACGTTTAGATAATCTAAAAWCCCATCACCGCATTCATACTGGAGAGAGACCCTACTGGTGTGAGCACTGTGGGAAAACGTTTAGGTATCGACGAGACTTAAAGGAACATCGGTGCGTACACACTGAGGGAAAACCATAA